The following coding sequences are from one Leishmania braziliensis MHOM/BR/75/M2904 complete genome, chromosome 36 window:
- a CDS encoding cytochrome c oxidase subunit I encodes MFFQALTVGKRTYMLAFNSKAKARPNFGLRGVGYWSSEVYHKPGQNYWMAVCCTVPFLLVGAIMMDGFWAKLDDISGGGPSVLDYGWRSQDRKPWDFSFDIGEGYAAGPATYRPASGAVELGHH; translated from the coding sequence ATGTTCTTTCAGGCGCTCACTGTTGGCAAGCGCACGTATATGCTTGCTTTTAACAGCAAGGCGAAGGCGCGACCGAACTTCGGTCTGCGTGGTGTCGGGTACTGGTCGAGCGAAGTGTACCACAAGCCTGGGCAGAATTACTGGATGGCCGTGTGCTGCACCGTCCCGTTCCTTCTTGTCGGCGCGATCATGATGGACGGCTTCTGGGCGAAGCTGGATGACATTTCAGGTGGTGGTCCGAGCGTTCTGGACTATGGTTGGCGTTCCCAGGACCGCAAGCCATGGGACTTCTCTTTTGATATTGGTGAGGGTTATGCTGCTGGTCCAGCTACCTATCGTCCTGCTTCTGGAGCTGTGGAGCTAGGTCACCATTAG